In Chaetodon trifascialis isolate fChaTrf1 chromosome 2, fChaTrf1.hap1, whole genome shotgun sequence, one DNA window encodes the following:
- the golga7ba gene encoding golgin A7 family, member Ba → MATEFHNLQELRHSASLANKVFIQRDYSEGTTCKFQTKFPSELESRIERTLFEDTVKTLNNYYAEAEKIGGQSYLEGCLACATAYLIFLCMETRYEKVLKKIAKYIQEQNEKIYAPRGLLITDPIERGMRVIEISIYEDRGSSGSSSGSSSVSGSTAR, encoded by the exons TTCCACAATCTGCAGGAGTTGAGGCACAGCGCGTCTCTGGCGAACAAAGTCTTCATCCAGAGAGACTACAGCGAAGGAACCACCTGCAAGTTTCAGACCAAGTTCCCCTCTGAGCTGGAGAGCAGG ATTGAGCGGACACTGTTTGAGGACACAGTGAAGACGCTGAATAACTACTACGCCGAGGCAGAAAAGATAGGAGGCCAGTCCTACTTGGAGGGCTGTCTGGCCTGTGCTACTGCATATCTTATCTTCCTCTGCATGGAGACGCGTTACGAGAAG GTGCTGAAAAAGATAGCTAAGTACATTCAGGAGCAGAATGAGAAGATCTACGCTCCCAGAGGGCTGCTCATCACAGATCCCATAGAGAGGGGAATGCGTGTC ATAGAGATCTCCATCTATGAAGACCGGGGCTCCAGTGGTTCCAGCTCAGGGAGCAGCTCCGTGTCCGGCAGCACTGCTCGATGA